CGTAAATGCAGACTATGCATTGAACGAAGTGGCTGCTCAATTCATCGCCATGTTCGAGAACATGAAAAGCGCGTACCTTCAGGAACGTGCTGCCGATATGCGCGACGTGACCAAACGCGTAATGAACCATCTGCTGGGTATTCATTATGTAAGCCCTGCAGAAATCAGCGAAGAGGTTGTCGTTATCGCGGAAGACCTTACGCCGTCCGACACGGCTCAGCTGAACCGTCAATATGTCAAAGGTTTTACAACCAATATTGGCGGACGTACCTCCCACTCGGCAATTATGGCCCGTTCCCTGGAAATTCCGGCGGTTGTCGGCACCAAGAACGTGCTATCCCAAGTGAAATCGGGTGATCTCATCATTGTCGACGGTCTGAGCGGCGATGTGCTTATTAACCCGAGCGACGCCGAGGTGGCTGAATACAGCGCGAAACAGGAGGCCTATGCACTGCAAATTGCGGAGTGGAAAAAACTTCGCGACGAGCCGACGGTATCCGCCGACGGCAAGCATGTGGAACTGGCGGCCAACATTGGTACACCTAATGATGTGACGGGAGTGATTGAGAACGGCGGCGAGGCCGTAGGCCTGTACCGTACCGAATTCCTGTATATGGGCCGAGACAAGCTGCCTTCCGAGGAAATTCAGTACAATGCCTACCGGACCGTTCTGGAAAATATGAACGGCAAACCGGTTGTCGTTCGCACGCTGGATATCGGCGGGGACAAAGAGCTGCCTTATCTGGACCTGCCGAAGGAAATGAACCCGTTCCTGGGCTTCCGTGCGGTTCGTCTGTGTTTGGAACGCCAGGATATTTTCCGCACGCAGCTCCGCGCTCTGCTCAGAGCAAGCGTTCACGGCAACCTGCGCATTATGTTCCCGATGATCGCGACGCTTACGGAATTCCGCGCCGCCCGCGATCTGCTGCTTGAAGAAAAAGCCAAGCTGCAGGCGGAAGGCCAGGAAGTTTCGGACAGTATCCAGCTCGGCATTATGGTGGAGATTCCGTCCACTGCGGTGCTCGCGGATCAGTTCGCCAAAGAAGTCGATTTCTTCAGTATCGGTACGAACGACCTTATTCAATATACAATGGCTGCCGACCGTATGAACGAACGGGTATCCTACCTGTATCAACCGTACAATCCGGCAATCCTGCGCCTGATCAAGAACGTCATCGACGCGGCTCATGCCCAGGGCAAATGGACGGGTATGTGCGGCGAGATGGCCGGAGACGCAACCGCTATTCCGGTGCTGCTTGGTCTTGGGCTGGACGAGTTCAGTATGAGCGCAACTTCCATTTTGCCGGCACGCAGCCAAATTTCGAAGCTGTCGGTCGACGAAATGAAGGTACTGGCAGCTAAAGCTCTGGATCTTGGCACGGCGGAGGAGGTAGTTGCTCTGGTGCGCGGCATCGGCAACTAATCCCGCTTACCCGGGACCAATCCTTCGGGTTTACAATTAATCACTTTTCCAACTATGATTCCAGCCGGTCCATTTGGGCCGGCCTTTTTATGTGAGAAGGAAACTCCCGGAAAGCGGACTTTCTTTCGTTTTCGGCGAGATGTTCATGCAAAATGGCGAAGATGTTCGAAAATATGCCATATTTTTTAGGTATTTGCATATATTTTCTAGTGAATTGCGTTTTTGCGCAGGTTATAATCATTAAAAATTGAAGGTAATTTGGTTATTAATATACAGGAAGTAGTTATTTCAACCGATAATAAAAGTAAGTGGTTTCATGATGCAGCGAAAAACCCAAACCTGTGAACATACTGTTACATATTATATATTGGCAATGAGCTTTATTCCTTTATTCTTCATCATTTGCCATGTATAAGGCATCCGGGATTGGGGCATATATGGATTTAAAAACTTCCGGCGGCTTTTATGCACGGGAGCGATAGGATGGTGGATGCAATGAAAAGCAATTATATGAATGCGGAATCCGCAGCTGAAATATATGAAGGCAGGGATTTGGGCTTAAGCTACACTCCGGACGGCAGTATTTTTAAGGTATGGGCGCCAACGGCTTCGGCCGTGTCGCTTGTGCTGTACAACTCCGGGGGGGAAGAAAGCGGAAATGCGGAGTGGTCGGAGGACGCCCGTTTAACTTATATGCTTCGCCGGGACAGCGGGGTGTGGCAGGTAAGGATTGCAGGTGATCTGAAGGGCAAATTTTACATGTACCGCGTCGTTTATGCGGATGGAACGATCCGGGAGGCGGCCGACCCCTATTCAAATGCCGTTTCGGCGAACGGACTTCGTTCGGCCATTATCGATATAAGGGAAACCGATCCCGAAGGCTGGGAGCTTGATGTTCCCCGCTCCATGGAGCATCCGGTGGATGCGGTACTCTACGAGCTTCACGTTCGCGATTTCTCGATTCATGAAAGCTCCGGTATTAGCGTAAAAGGTAAGTATAAAGCGTTCACAGAGACAAGTCTTAGCGATTCGAAAGGCAATACGCTTGGAATTGATCATTTAAGCGAGCTTGGGATCACGCATGTTCATTTGCTTCCCGTGTTCGATTTTCAGACGGTGGATGAACTGCAGCAGAGAGACGCGGCTCCCGGAGAAAACAATTATAACTGGGGATACGATCCGCAGCATTATAATTCGCCGGAGGGCTCTTACAGTACGAATCCTTCCGACCCCGCCGTACGCGTCCATGAGTTTAAAGAGATGGTACAGGCGCTGCACCGGCAGGGGATCTCTGTCGTAATGGACGTGGTTTACAATCATACCTATTCAGTGGAAAAAGGACCTTTCGAAGCATTCGCCCCAGGTTACTTCTATCGGCATGACTATGCCGGCCGTCTATCCAACGGATCGGGTGTCGGCAATGAACTGGCCACCGAGCGGCCGATGGTGCGCAAGTTCATCAAAGATTCTCTCCGCCACTGGGCTGAGGAATATCATATCGACGGGTTCCGGTTTGACCTCATGGGTCTTATCGACACGGCAACTATGCGTGAAATCATTGAGGAACTGCGTCTGGAGGTCAATCCGAACCTGATTGTTTACGGGGAACCCTGGACCGGCGGCGATTCTCCTCTGACTTCCAAAACGCTTAAAGGCGCGCAGCGCGGAAAGGGCTATGCCGTCTTTAACGATAACTT
This region of Paenibacillus sp. URB8-2 genomic DNA includes:
- the ptsP gene encoding phosphoenolpyruvate--protein phosphotransferase; translated protein: MTKISGIAASAGIAVARAFILEHPDYTIKKTVVTDVEAEVAKLDKALEISRAELQRIKERTLAELGEKKAEIFESHLLILDDPELISPVKDKIREESVNADYALNEVAAQFIAMFENMKSAYLQERAADMRDVTKRVMNHLLGIHYVSPAEISEEVVVIAEDLTPSDTAQLNRQYVKGFTTNIGGRTSHSAIMARSLEIPAVVGTKNVLSQVKSGDLIIVDGLSGDVLINPSDAEVAEYSAKQEAYALQIAEWKKLRDEPTVSADGKHVELAANIGTPNDVTGVIENGGEAVGLYRTEFLYMGRDKLPSEEIQYNAYRTVLENMNGKPVVVRTLDIGGDKELPYLDLPKEMNPFLGFRAVRLCLERQDIFRTQLRALLRASVHGNLRIMFPMIATLTEFRAARDLLLEEKAKLQAEGQEVSDSIQLGIMVEIPSTAVLADQFAKEVDFFSIGTNDLIQYTMAADRMNERVSYLYQPYNPAILRLIKNVIDAAHAQGKWTGMCGEMAGDATAIPVLLGLGLDEFSMSATSILPARSQISKLSVDEMKVLAAKALDLGTAEEVVALVRGIGN
- the pulA gene encoding type I pullulanase, giving the protein MKSNYMNAESAAEIYEGRDLGLSYTPDGSIFKVWAPTASAVSLVLYNSGGEESGNAEWSEDARLTYMLRRDSGVWQVRIAGDLKGKFYMYRVVYADGTIREAADPYSNAVSANGLRSAIIDIRETDPEGWELDVPRSMEHPVDAVLYELHVRDFSIHESSGISVKGKYKAFTETSLSDSKGNTLGIDHLSELGITHVHLLPVFDFQTVDELQQRDAAPGENNYNWGYDPQHYNSPEGSYSTNPSDPAVRVHEFKEMVQALHRQGISVVMDVVYNHTYSVEKGPFEAFAPGYFYRHDYAGRLSNGSGVGNELATERPMVRKFIKDSLRHWAEEYHIDGFRFDLMGLIDTATMREIIEELRLEVNPNLIVYGEPWTGGDSPLTSKTLKGAQRGKGYAVFNDNFRSALKGDSDGWGRGYVTGEMGKEGAIAAGIIGAVHDFADSPAETVNYTTAHDNLNLWDKMLAAQGMRQDCRFPDLDNGRLKNGGSLEEAVANADPYIGITEENLLDNETVRRSLLAGGIVLTSQGIPFLHAGDELLRSKFGDHNSYRSGDAINAIRWSNKARFLPVFEYYKGLIALRRNHPAFRLRGRQEIERSLEFFRCDGGVVSYILKNHAGGDVWKNIVVLFNANPWEVTTVLPSCSEQWNVVVDHTRAELESFRKVEGTEVQIEGLSMMVLYDECGEPRPRAKRVEVHYERSDGDYRGWNLWVWGTGIQDGQCDFRYMEDGRAVAVIEVLPETRSIGYILRVNDWEARDGSTDRFIDCSKSDQEIKVLISDNSNSVDTKLPMTS